The sequence CGACGCCCGGACGCATCAGCAGGCTCAGCAGCCGGCCTTCGAGGAAGGAGGTCATCCGGTTGGGGGCGTCGAGGAAGTCCAGCGCCGACCGGGTCGGCGGCGTGTCGACCACCAGCAGGTCCCAGGTGCCGGTCTCGTGCAGCTCGTGCAGGCGCTCCATCGCCATGTACTCCTGCGTGCCCGACAGCGTCGACGACAGGGTGCGGTAGATCCGGTTCGCCTTGATGTTGTCGGCGTTGCCGGGGGTCGACGCGTGCCGGTCGATGAGGCGATCGAACGTGGTCTGCATGTCCAGCATCATCGCCCACAGCTCGCCGCTGTCGGGGGCGTCGGGAAGCGCCACGCGCGTGGGCTCGTCGTCGAGCTCGTCGATCCCCATGGCCTGGGCGAGGCGGCGCGCCGGATCGATCGTCAGCACCAGGGTCCGGCGTCCGGCGCGGGCGGCGGCCAGCCCGATGGCGGCCGCGCTCGTGGTCTTGCCGACGCCGCCGGAGCCCGTCGTCACGAGGATGTGCGCGTCCGCGATCGCCCGCTGCAGGGAGTGGTTGCGGGCTTCCTCGAGGTCTCTCACGCGCCGCCCTCCGCGCCCAGGAAGGCGGGCAGGGCGTCCCCGAGCAGCTCCACCGCACGCGGGCCGTCGGCACCGACCTGCAGCGCCAGCACGTCGGCGAGCACCTCGAGGTCGGCCGCGTCGAACGTCGCTCCGGTCAGCAGCGGCAGCGAGAGGACCGGCACCCCGCACGTGGCCGACAGCTCGGCGCGCAGTTCGCTCTGCAACTCCACCCGCGCAGCGTGCGTCGCCGCGATCTCGAGGGCGAGGGCGGCCGTGCGTCCCGACATCGAGGCACCGGCGGCTTCCGCCCGCTCGCGCAGGCCGTCGGCGCCCATCGCGGCCAACGCATCGGCGGCGGCCGGGTCCAGCCGTGGCGCTCGGACCTGGTTGGCGATGACCGGCCCGACCGCGATCCCGGCGCCGCGCAGCGCGGCGATGCCCTCGCCGGCCTCGCGGACGGGCATCTCCTCGAGCAGCGTGGCGATGACGGTGGTCGTGCGGCGCGGGTTGGTCAGCATCTCGCGGATCTGGCCGGCCTGACGCTTGATCGGCCCGACCCGGACGATCTCGGTGACACCTTCGGGTGCCTGCAGGAACGGCACGATCCGTCCGGTCGGCGGCGCGTCGACCACGATGAGGTCGTACTGGCGTCGGCCGTCGTCGCGCTTGCGGGCCTCGATCTCGTAGATCTTGCCCACGAGCAGCAGATCGCGCAGTCCCGGGGCGGCCGTCGTCACGAAGTCCAGCGCGTTCGAGCGTTCCATCACCCACTGGACCCGCTTGAGGCCGTAGAACAGTTCGAGGTACTCGTACACCGACTCGGTCGGGTCGATGGACGCGCCCCACAACCCCGGGCGGAACTCGCGCTCGGTGTAGTCCCACGGCTGGGTGCCGAACGTGCGCGAGAAACCCTGCCGTCCCTCGACCTCGACCAGCAGGGTGCGACGCCCCGACGCGCGACCGGCGAGCGCCAGGGACGCGGCGACCGTGGTCTTGCCGACGCCGCCCTTGCCGGTGACGATCACGACGTTGGACGAGAACAGCGCGTCGTAGCCGCCGTCGAGCAGCGGTCGCGGCAGGGTCGGGTTCGATGCGCTCATGCCGCGATCCTAAGGCCGACACGCCCCCGCGGGGTGCCTCGGCGTGTCCGTGCGCCGGTACGCTCCTGCGCCATGCATGCCCCGCTCGCGGCTGTCCGCCGCATCCTCGTCCTGGCCGCGCTCGCCCTGCTGCTCGTCGGGCTGACGGCCTCGTTCGCGACCGCCCAGACCGGCGAGGCCGACGGGGGCGACCCCGTCGCCTCCACGCGGGTCGAGATCCTGCCGGTCTCCGGCTTCCTCGACCCGCCGGTGGCCGCCCAGATCCAGGACGTGCTCGCGGTCGCCGAGGCCGACGGTTCGCAACTGGTCGTCCTGCAGGTCGACGCTCGCGGCGGGGTGTCGGTCGACATCGGCGCGCTCGTCGCCGACGTCCAGGCCTCGCCCGTCCCCGTTGCCGTGCTCGTCGGTCCGCTCGGCGAGGCCGCCGACGCCGGTGGCGCCGCGGCGCTGCTCTGGTTGGCCGCGGACGTGCGCGCCGCCTCGGCCGATGCGCTGGTCGGTCCGCTGGACCCGATCACCTTCGACGAACGCGGGGACACCCCGACGTCGGAGGACCTCGAGGCACTGCTCGCCGCCGCGGGTGGCGACGCCGACCTGCTCGACCGGTTGCGCACCGAGGGGCTGGATCCCGGCGCACTGGCCCAGGCCGGTGTCCTCGACATCGAGGCACAGGGACTCGAGCCGCTGCTGGTCGAACTCGACGGGGTCACCCTCGACGCGGGTGACGGCGCCGAGCAGACGCTCCGCATCCGCGGCGACGAGATCGAGGTCCGGTTCCACAGCCTCGGCCTCGTGCGACGGCTCCTGCACGCCGCCACGACGGCGCCGTTCATCTACCTGCTGCTCACCATCGGCCTCGGCATGCTGCTGTTCGAGGTCTTCCAGCCCGGGTTCGGGGTCGCCGGCATGGCCGGGATCGTCACGATCGGCATCAGCGCGTTCGGACTGAGCGTGCTCCCCGTGGTGTGGTGGGCGGTGGCCCTGGTCGTGCTCGGGCTCCTGCTGTACGCCGTCGACACCGCCATCGCCGGTTTCGGACCGATCACCCTCGCCGCGACCGTCGCGTTCGTGGTCGGTTCGCTCAACTTCTACGCCGCCGATGCCCTGCAGTTGCCGGTGTGGCTGGTCGTGTCGACGGCCCTGCTCGCGCTGGTGTTCTTCGTGTTCGTGATGACCAGCGTGCTGCGCGCCCAAGCGGGGCCCGAAGGTGTCTCCGTCGACGACCTCGTCGGCCGTCCCGGCATCGTCCGCTCGGTGCTCAACCCCGAGGGGCACGTCTACATCGACGGCGCGCTGTGGCGGGCCCGCTGGACGGGCGAGACCAAGCGGGCCAAGGTCGGCACGCCGGTGCGCGTCCACGCCGTCGAGGGCGCGGTCGTGCTGGTCGAGCCGTTCACCCCCGCCGCCGGCGAGACGCCCGCCGTCCACGGCGCGGAGTCCGACGGGAGCTGAGGAGCGTCGGCGCCGCTCCGCCCCGGTGCGCGCTGGACGCCGTGTGCGCCAACCAGGTCTAGTCAGACCGGACGGGCCGCCCTAGCCTGCGCTGGAATGGAACGACAGCAAGGGGGAGACTTGCAGCTCGTGGGCGCGACGACGATCTACGTCTCGAAGGAGTGGGAGGAGCGGGCCAGCTGCCGCTCCGAGGACCCGGCGTTGTTCTTCGGCCCGGCCGGCTTCGAGAGCAAGCACGACCGGTTGCAGCGCGAGAGCGCGGCCAAGGCGGTGTGCTCGGTATGCCCGGCCATGGCCGCCTGCCGGGAGTACGCGGTGGTGACCGGCGAGGCGTACGGGGTCTGGGGCGGCCTCGGCGAGACCGACCGGCGGGCGCTGATCGCCTCCCGTGGACCGCGGCCGGCCGCACACGCGGTCTGACGCACGCCGGTCGACCGACGACGGTACGTCGGGTGTTGCCCGTATGCCTCCGGCTGCGGTAGGAAGCAGCCGACACCGCCGCACCGACGCGAAAAGAGGCGCCGTGACCCGCTGGGAGTACGCCACCGCTCCGCTCATCAGCCACGCCCTGCAGCAGATCCTCAACCAGTGGGGCGACGAGGGCTGGGAGCTGGTCGCCGTCGCCGAGAACGTGGCGTACTTCAAGCGCCCCAAGGAGTGACCATGGGTGCCCAGCAACGTCTCGAGGAACTCGGGCTCGAACTGCCGTTCGCGCCGGCACCGGCGGCTGCCTACCAGCCGTGGGCGCAGCTGCCCGATACGGCCGGCGGCCTGGTCTTCACCGCCGGACAGCTTCCCGTCGTCGACGGCACGCTGCCGCGCACCGGCAAGCTCGGCGCCGACCTCGACACCGAGGAGGGCGCCGCCCTCGCCCGCACGGCCGCGCTCAACGTGCTCGCCGTCGCGGCTGCGGCGTTCGGCGACCTCGACCGGGTCCGCGTGGTCAAGGTCACCGTGTTCGTGGCCTCGTCGCCGGACTTCACCGAGCAGCACCTGGTCGCAAACGGTGCCTCGCAGCTGCTCGCCGACGTCCTCGGAAACGCCGGGGTGCATGCCCGTTCGGCAGTAGGCGTTCCCGTGCTGCCGATGGACAGCCCCGTAGAAGTGGAGGCCATCCTCACGGCGCGGTGACCCCGGCACAGGGCGTACCCCGCCCCCCGAGCACGAGGTCGACGCATGCCCCAGCAGCCGGATCCCGCCCATCAGCGCCCCGACGGCGTCGACGACGCCACCGTCGCGGCGACGGGAAAGATCGGCGAAGCGTTCGAGTGGGTGGTCCGCGCCCGGGGAACCCTCTACACCTTCCATCAGCAGATGGGTCGCGCCGACCTCCTGCTCGGCGAGGGAATCGAACTGCTGCGTGATGCCGGCCACGTCGAACTCGCCGACACCCTGTCGCGGGAGTGGTTGGGGCGAAACGCGATCGAGGACCGGTGGACGTTCGAGATCGTCGAGGACTTCGACCGCACCTACTTCGACGCCGCCACCGCCGGTGAACGCCGCGTCCGCGACGAACTGGTCGGTGGACGCCACCACGTGCACGAGGCCGAGATGAAGGCGGACCGTCGTCAGGACGGACCCGAGGGAGACTGAGCCGCGAGCGCACGGCCGCGGTCGGTGAGCTGTCGCAGACGACCGTCGAACCGGGTCAGCCCCGCTGCATCGAGGTGTTCGAGCAGGGGGATGGCGAAGCGGCGCGTGGTGCCCCACGCCTGCTTCGCCTGCGCGGCGGTGAAGGGGCCGGAGGCGGCCTCCAGTCCAGCCAGCTTCACCACCGCCAGGCCGATCGTCGGACGCGCGAACGCCAGGCCGCCGGTGCGCACGATCGTGCCCCGGTTGACGAGGGCGGTCAGCAGCCGGTGGTCCACCTGGTGCCGCTGCGCGAGCACCTCCAGCGGCTCCGGGGCGAACGGCGCGCCCGCGAGGTCCCGCAGCAGCGCCTCCGCACGACCCGACACCGCGTCGGCGGCTGCTTCCGCGTGCGCGCGAAGCGCCAGCCCGCCACCGGTCCGCACCAACTGCCCGTTGCCGACGAGGCGGTCGAGGACGGCCTCCGCGAGCGGGCGTGGTGCTCCAGCCCCGGCCAGGGCCGCAACGGCGGCGCCACGGTCGACGGCTGCGGTGCCCAGTCGCGACGTGAGGGCCTGCTCCCAGGCCGCCCAGCGCGGTTCGAGCACGACGTGGTCCCCGACCTCGACGACCGTGTCCGGCAGCGGTGTCCCTGCCGGGAGTCCGGCCGCCGCGCGGAGCCGCACCGCGTCGCACCAGCCGCCCTCGGTGAGCCTGAGCAGCGCCGTCACGCGCTCCGCGGGTGCGGCCAGCGCCGCGACGCGCACGGCGTCCCCATGGCGCCGGCGCGCCTCGCCGCCCCGAGGTCGGCTTTCGGCGATCGGATCGGCGACGATGCCGCCGGCGACGGTCGCACGCCGGCCGGCTTCGCGCAGCACGACCCGGTCACCACCGACGAGCGGCAGGGGCGAGGACAGCCGCACCCGCACGGCGCCGCTCCCGGGACCGTCGATGGCGCCGGTCCACGGCGCCACCCGGCAGCCGACCGCCGCCGTTCCGGCGTGCAGCGTCCAGGCACCCGCGCGGTCCAGTCGCTGCCCGTCCAGGACACGCAACCACAGGTCCGCCTGCGACGTCGACCGCCACGGACCGGAGGCGGCGACCACGTCGCCACGCCCCACGCCGTCCCGGTCGACCCCGACCAGATCCAGGGCCACCCGCATGGCCGGGAACGCGTCCTCGATCGGCCGGCCCAGGGATTCGAGGCGACGGACGCGTCCGCGCGCGCCGCCGGGGAGCACTTCGACGGACGCGCCGACCGCGAGCCGGCCGCCGGTCAGCGTCCCGGTCACCACCGTCCCGACCCCCGGCGGCGAGAAGGCGCGGTCGACCCACAACCGCGGTCGGCCGACGTCGGCGAGGGGCTCGGAGGAACTCGCCCACGCCGCCAGCACCTGCCGCAGTTCGTCGAGGCCCCGGCCGGTCACCGCATCGGTGTGTACCAGCGGCGCCTCGGCCAGCGACGTCCCGGCCAGTCGCGCGACGACCTCGTCCGCGACCTCCTCGGTCCGGTCGTGCCCGGCGAGGTCACACTTGGTGAGGGCCACCGCGACCGCCCCGACGCCCAGCAGGTCCAGCACGTCGCGGTGCTCCGACGACTGCGCCGACCAGCCGTCGTCCGCGGCGACGACGAACAGCACGGCGGGCACGGCCGCCGCGCCCGCCAGCATCGTCCGCACCAACCGCTCGTGCCCCGGGACGTCGACGAACGCCACGGTCGCGTCGTCGAGGTCCGTCCAGGCGAAGCCCAACTCGATCGTCAGGCCGCGTCGGCGTTCCTCCTCGAGGCGATCGGGCTCCATCCCCGTCAGAGCACGCACCAGCGTCGACTTGCCGTGGTCGACGTGACCGGCCGTCGCCACCGTCCGGTGCACCTCACCACCCCCGACGAACGAGGTCATCCATCGCGCGACCCGAGCACGAGGTCATCCATCGCGCGACCCGAGCACGAGGTCATCCATCGCGCGACCCGAGCACGAGGTCGACCACCTCGGCGTCGAGGGAGGGCGGCACGGTGCGCAGGTCGAGCAGGACGTGGTCGCGTTCGACCCTGGCGATGACGGGCACCTCGGCCGCCCGCAGCCGTCGCGCCAGCCCGTCGGGATCGGCCGTGCC comes from Egicoccus sp. AB-alg6-2 and encodes:
- a CDS encoding ArsA family ATPase — protein: MRDLEEARNHSLQRAIADAHILVTTGSGGVGKTTSAAAIGLAAARAGRRTLVLTIDPARRLAQAMGIDELDDEPTRVALPDAPDSGELWAMMLDMQTTFDRLIDRHASTPGNADNIKANRIYRTLSSTLSGTQEYMAMERLHELHETGTWDLLVVDTPPTRSALDFLDAPNRMTSFLEGRLLSLLMRPGVAAGKRVGKMVGFGATTFMKVAGRVTGMELLDDLASFFRNFEGMYEGFKERAEQVRDLLQHSSSRFVVVTSADPPPLREAKFFLERLEKEGLHAAGVIVNRIRPEVPRDPSDAALRRAIEVQADDDDGRAVAGALALLGDVRNLAGRQRRDVTSALYGVRIPALVEVPLLGRDVHDLDGLGAIAQTLTA
- a CDS encoding ArsA family ATPase; translated protein: MSASNPTLPRPLLDGGYDALFSSNVVIVTGKGGVGKTTVAASLALAGRASGRRTLLVEVEGRQGFSRTFGTQPWDYTEREFRPGLWGASIDPTESVYEYLELFYGLKRVQWVMERSNALDFVTTAAPGLRDLLLVGKIYEIEARKRDDGRRQYDLIVVDAPPTGRIVPFLQAPEGVTEIVRVGPIKRQAGQIREMLTNPRRTTTVIATLLEEMPVREAGEGIAALRGAGIAVGPVIANQVRAPRLDPAAADALAAMGADGLRERAEAAGASMSGRTAALALEIAATHAARVELQSELRAELSATCGVPVLSLPLLTGATFDAADLEVLADVLALQVGADGPRAVELLGDALPAFLGAEGGA
- a CDS encoding NfeD family protein; the encoded protein is MHAPLAAVRRILVLAALALLLVGLTASFATAQTGEADGGDPVASTRVEILPVSGFLDPPVAAQIQDVLAVAEADGSQLVVLQVDARGGVSVDIGALVADVQASPVPVAVLVGPLGEAADAGGAAALLWLAADVRAASADALVGPLDPITFDERGDTPTSEDLEALLAAAGGDADLLDRLRTEGLDPGALAQAGVLDIEAQGLEPLLVELDGVTLDAGDGAEQTLRIRGDEIEVRFHSLGLVRRLLHAATTAPFIYLLLTIGLGMLLFEVFQPGFGVAGMAGIVTIGISAFGLSVLPVVWWAVALVVLGLLLYAVDTAIAGFGPITLAATVAFVVGSLNFYAADALQLPVWLVVSTALLALVFFVFVMTSVLRAQAGPEGVSVDDLVGRPGIVRSVLNPEGHVYIDGALWRARWTGETKRAKVGTPVRVHAVEGAVVLVEPFTPAAGETPAVHGAESDGS
- a CDS encoding WhiB family transcriptional regulator gives rise to the protein MGATTIYVSKEWEERASCRSEDPALFFGPAGFESKHDRLQRESAAKAVCSVCPAMAACREYAVVTGEAYGVWGGLGETDRRALIASRGPRPAAHAV
- a CDS encoding RidA family protein, with amino-acid sequence MGAQQRLEELGLELPFAPAPAAAYQPWAQLPDTAGGLVFTAGQLPVVDGTLPRTGKLGADLDTEEGAALARTAALNVLAVAAAAFGDLDRVRVVKVTVFVASSPDFTEQHLVANGASQLLADVLGNAGVHARSAVGVPVLPMDSPVEVEAILTAR
- the selB gene encoding selenocysteine-specific translation elongation factor, translating into MTSFVGGGEVHRTVATAGHVDHGKSTLVRALTGMEPDRLEEERRRGLTIELGFAWTDLDDATVAFVDVPGHERLVRTMLAGAAAVPAVLFVVAADDGWSAQSSEHRDVLDLLGVGAVAVALTKCDLAGHDRTEEVADEVVARLAGTSLAEAPLVHTDAVTGRGLDELRQVLAAWASSSEPLADVGRPRLWVDRAFSPPGVGTVVTGTLTGGRLAVGASVEVLPGGARGRVRRLESLGRPIEDAFPAMRVALDLVGVDRDGVGRGDVVAASGPWRSTSQADLWLRVLDGQRLDRAGAWTLHAGTAAVGCRVAPWTGAIDGPGSGAVRVRLSSPLPLVGGDRVVLREAGRRATVAGGIVADPIAESRPRGGEARRRHGDAVRVAALAAPAERVTALLRLTEGGWCDAVRLRAAAGLPAGTPLPDTVVEVGDHVVLEPRWAAWEQALTSRLGTAAVDRGAAVAALAGAGAPRPLAEAVLDRLVGNGQLVRTGGGLALRAHAEAAADAVSGRAEALLRDLAGAPFAPEPLEVLAQRHQVDHRLLTALVNRGTIVRTGGLAFARPTIGLAVVKLAGLEAASGPFTAAQAKQAWGTTRRFAIPLLEHLDAAGLTRFDGRLRQLTDRGRALAAQSPSGPS